A window of Camelus ferus isolate YT-003-E chromosome 1, BCGSAC_Cfer_1.0, whole genome shotgun sequence genomic DNA:
ACGCCCGCAACCGACAGCCAAGAGAATGCCCCTGCGGGATCAGAGGGAGAACGGTCTCCGCTGGGAAGGACCCGTCCCCGGGTCGCGGGACGAGCTGCCGAGCCTGCGGCTGGACGGGGCACACGGCGGGGCCCCCACTCCGGGCCGCGCCCTAGATTCTGGGGTGCACCGCGTCCCGGGCCTGTCAAACTGCAGCCCAAACAACCCGGGAAGGCGTCCCCCGGCGGAGTCGGAGGTCGCCCGCGTGGGGTCAGAGGTCCCCCGCAGGGGAGGCTGGCGGACGGCCCCGGGGAGGTCGGAGGTCGCCCGCGGGGATAGGAGCCCCGCCGCAGCCACCGCCCTGGCCACACCTCCGTTCCAGGAAGCGGCAGGGCCGGGAGCGCAGGCCCTGGGCCGCCGGGAGCGAGGGGCCGGCGACCTGGGCCCGGCTGCCCGCCACGGCCGCCCCCTCCCGCGCCGCCGGGCACTCACAGGTGACGATGGGCTTGTTCTCCATGGTGTAGATCACCGGCGGCAGCGGCTCCTCAGGGGCGTCCATGGGCGTCCGGCGTCACCGGCCCGGCCCCCCGCGCCCCATGGGCAGCCCGAAGCCGCGCAGGGCCAGCCCGAGCCTGAGCGGAGCCGCGGCCGCGACAGCGACGCCCGCCCGGCCGCGCGAGGCACCTCCAGAGCCGGCCGCCTgccgccgtcgccgccgccgccgccgccgccgccgcccgccggccGCCGGCCGCATCCACTTCCGGTGCCGGCGCGCCGCGGGACCGCTTCCGGGGCGCGCGGCTTAAAGGGGAGGCCCTTACGCCGGGCGAGCGCTGTCCTCCGACCGAAAGGCGCCCCGGCCGCGGGGTCTCCGCGGAGGTTCCCTCCGAGCCTCGGGGCCGAAGCCCGCGCGGACCGGCCGTGGGCGGCGGTGGGTCCTGCACTGGAGGGGCTGCACGGCTGGGAGCCGCCCCCGGGCCGGCGCCCTCGGGGgacagggctggcctggggcgAGCAGCTGGGACTCGCCGCGGAGCGCCCACGAGCatcacacccccccaccccggtgCCCGATGCGGAGGACGGCCCCAGGGGTCACTGACCGCCGCGTGCGGACACGGGGACCACTCAGGGGTCACTGACAGGCGCGTGCGGACACGGGGGGTCACTAGCACCGACACATGGACACGGGAAGCTCCCAGGAGTCACCAGCAACAGCAGGTGGACACACGCACGTCAGTTTCTCTCCTGCGCGGGACGGTTGCCTAGAACCCAGCTTTGTTAATTTTACCAGAGGCCGGATGCCTTGGGGGGATCAGTTAACAAAACGGGTTAGTCCCCACGGCTGGGCTGACTGGCAGTTACCCCTTGCAGAACTCTTGGGCTTGTTTTTCTTGTCCTACTGGTTTTGTGAGGTCGCCTTGCTGCCCTGCAGTGAAACAAGGTCAGGTGCCTTCACAGTAGAACCCAAGGCCCCCAAGCACCTCAAGTCCTTCTCGGGGGCTAACGACAGAAGCGGGCTCACACCAGCTACTCCCAGTGTTTGGAATGAACCGCTTCTCTCTGGATTTCCGCAGCACTAGTTTCCTGTCTCCATGATGTTAAAATTCTTGAATTAGGGACTGCCTTTTACTTGtgtccccaacccctccccaccccaatacCCAACCACACAGAGCCTTCCATGGAATAGGCACATTTTGAAAACGCCACAAAATGAAACCTTGCTTTAACTGCATCTAAGTTTCTTATGGAAGAAAAGTAGATTTGGGGTAacttttctaagtgaaataaagtaaACATATGTGAAATAGTTTGAGTGTGAACACAGCTGCTAAATGTGTGTGCATAGTGTAGCATGGTGCACTGTGGCTGGCTAAGGAGGCAAAGGTCAAGAGTTTAAGACACCTGGAGCCTGCAAGGCAGAGCACCGGACGAGAAGAAGGAGCTAAGGATGGAGAACCGGAAGTCTGTGTGGAGGTTCCCTGTAGTCGCTGGCCTCAGCTGGGCCCAGTACTCATTGGGTCAGATTCCATAGGGTTTACCAGGAAGTGGCTGTTACAGAGTCAAACATGGGTGCAAAGATTGGAGGCCAAGCAGGGCTGTAGGAGAGACCTTGTTGATTCCTCATTAACACTGTGAATGAGAAACATTGcagccgtatcagtaaacaaggAATGCCGTGGCCCgcaagtcatcagccgctaccaccgactcaggatgcagacaagcaggcatcTTGGTCTCTGCATCCACCCCAAGCGGGGCACTGTGAGGGACGGGAAagggcagggccctggccctaggtagctaggtgcttgtcaaagaatgatttcagtgagcccagatgtTTGCgccttcccacacatagaaaagtgctaaattctttaacctgagatgtctggttttctttagttaacagtaatcttttgatgttctgactacctggtctttgttgtaaaactcctatatatcctggctcctcccctacctcttctgagccgtccctcagagcgatctgagaggcggTCATCCCAGGCTCGAAtgggttcaagtcctcagaaatgtccgccgaataaaacgtaactctcaacttttacgTTGTGCGTTTTATTTCAGTCAATAATACCCAAGGCATTCAGCCGAGACACCAGACTGAGGCCCCATGGGTCAGCCAGCTTTATCTGTAAAAGCCAAGTAAGTATTTTAGCTTTGCAGGCCACATGCAAAGctgtttcacattcttttttttttttttttttttaacaattatgtttaaatataaaaaaaaaaaaaacatttttagctgAAGGGTCACACAAAAACAGAGCACAGCCCAAACGTGACATGTGAGGTTACCCTTGCCCCAAACCTGGCCCACAGTTGACCTACCTTCACAAAGTGTAAAGCAAAGCCTTGGCAAACTCCACAAGAGAGACAGAGTTTGGACGTTGACTCCTACCAAGTTGGAGGGGCTTGGGGACACCATGGACATTCCTCAGATCCAGTCTAGCAAAGCATAAGACTAAGCCCATGGAAAGTCAAGGTGAACTGCCAGTTAGACCAAAAGTCAAGACTCTTCCGTGGAGGATGATCCAGGGTCAATACAATTTATGATTTACCAATGCCCAATATACACTAAAAAAATGACTAGACATTCAAAAACCAGAATGTGTAAACCAGAGTCAAGGGGAGAAAAGGCAGCCAATAAAAACCAACTCCTAAGTGGCCCAGATGcacatttacagatgaagactgGAAAGCATCTAAAACCACTGTGTTCAAAGAATTCAGTGAAAGTATGGTCTCAGTGAGCAAAGGGGTGGGGACTCCTGGCAGAGTAATAGGAAGTATAAAAAGAATCAAACGGAAATTCTAGGACTGGAAAGCACAACAATTGAAATGAAAGTGTCACTGCATTGGCTTAAGAGCAGATTGGAGACAGCAGAGGAGTCAGTGAAGACAGACCAGTACAATTATTCagtctgaagaagagaaaaacgatggaagaaaaaggaacagagctTTAGGGACCTACAGGACAATATAAAACAGCCTAACACATGTAATGTGTGAGTCTCAGAAGAAGAGA
This region includes:
- the LOC116669106 gene encoding translation initiation factor IF-2-like produces the protein MGRRPPGRARHLQSRPPAAVAAAAAAAAARRPPAASTSGAGAPRDRFRGARLKGEALTPGERCPPTERRPGRGVSAEVPSEPRGRSPRGPAVGGGGSCTGGAARLGAAPGPAPSGDRAGLGRAAGTRRGAPTSITPPHPGARCGGRPQGSLTAACGHGDHSGVTDRRVRTRGVTSTDTWTREAPRSHQQQQSIIPKAFSRDTRLRPHGSASFICKSQENPPGEPSTNNSPK